In the Candidatus Acetothermia bacterium genome, one interval contains:
- a CDS encoding ABC transporter ATP-binding protein → MPLVEVRDLKTYFYTEDGVVKAVDGVSFAIEPEQTLGVVGESGCGKSVTALSIMGLVPMPPGKIVSGAIVLRRDGKNVELTKLNPKGREYRGIRGKEIAMIFQEPMTSLNPVFTVGYQIMEAIILHQKVSKKEAREKAIEMLRQVGIPLPEQRVDEYPHQLSGGMRQRAMIAMALSCNPSLLIADEPTTALDVTIQAQVLDLMRDLQKRFRTAIMFITHNLGVVAEMCDEVVVMYLGKVVEHAPVRPLYHDPKHPYTQGLLHSIPSLATKKKRLEPIKGVVPDPLDAPPGCPFNPRCPHVMEICSREMPPLKEVAEEHKAACWLYA, encoded by the coding sequence GTGCCGCTCGTTGAAGTTCGAGACCTCAAGACGTACTTCTACACGGAAGACGGGGTGGTCAAGGCCGTCGACGGCGTCAGCTTCGCCATCGAGCCCGAGCAAACCCTGGGGGTGGTGGGGGAGTCCGGGTGCGGGAAGTCCGTGACCGCCCTGTCCATCATGGGCCTGGTGCCGATGCCCCCGGGCAAGATCGTGAGCGGGGCGATCGTCCTCAGGCGGGACGGGAAGAACGTGGAGCTCACCAAGCTCAACCCCAAGGGCAGGGAATACCGGGGCATCCGCGGCAAAGAGATCGCCATGATCTTCCAGGAGCCGATGACCTCCCTGAACCCGGTGTTCACCGTGGGCTACCAGATCATGGAGGCCATCATCCTCCACCAAAAGGTGTCCAAGAAGGAGGCCCGGGAAAAGGCGATCGAGATGCTCCGCCAAGTGGGGATCCCCCTCCCCGAGCAACGGGTGGACGAGTACCCCCACCAGCTCTCCGGCGGGATGCGGCAACGGGCGATGATCGCCATGGCCCTGTCCTGCAACCCGTCGCTCCTCATCGCCGACGAACCGACCACCGCCCTCGATGTCACCATCCAGGCCCAGGTCCTGGATCTCATGCGCGACCTGCAGAAGCGGTTCCGCACCGCGATCATGTTCATCACCCACAACCTGGGAGTGGTGGCGGAGATGTGCGACGAGGTGGTGGTGATGTACCTGGGGAAGGTGGTGGAACACGCCCCGGTGCGCCCCCTGTACCACGACCCCAAGCACCCCTACACCCAAGGGCTGCTCCACTCCATCCCTTCGCTCGCCACCAAGAAGAAGCGGCTGGAGCCGATCAAGGGGGTCGTGCCCGACCCGCTGGACGCGCCGCCCGGGTGCCCGTTCAACCCACGGTGTCCGCATGTGATGGAGATCTGCTCCCGAGAGATGCCCCCCCTCAAAGAGGTGGCCGAGGAGCATAAAGCTGCGTGCTGGCTGTACGCGTAG
- a CDS encoding dipeptide ABC transporter ATP-binding protein produces MTEDNILLRVKGLKKYFPVRRGVLRRVVGWVKAVDDVDLFIPAGETLGLVGESGCGKTTCSRAILRLVEPTAGEVWFRSKTLNQEVDIARTGKRTLKLLRREMQIIFQDPYSSLNPRMTVGDIIGEPLIVHRVARGREVQERVKELLEAVGLKPEHMRRYPHEFSGGQRQRIGIARALALDPQLVVCDEPVSALDVSIQAQVLNLLEDLQDQFNLTYLFVAHDLSVVKHISDRVAVMYLGKIVELAATEILFTKPLHPYTEALLSAVPVPDPDYQAERIILQGDVPSPVNPPKGCYFHPRCQYAKEICSQETPKFKDYGDKHFATCHFASSLALRGVKTM; encoded by the coding sequence ATGACAGAGGACAACATCCTGCTCCGGGTCAAGGGGCTCAAGAAGTACTTCCCGGTTCGGCGCGGCGTGCTCCGCCGGGTGGTGGGCTGGGTGAAGGCGGTGGACGATGTGGACCTGTTCATCCCCGCCGGGGAGACGCTGGGCCTCGTGGGGGAGTCCGGGTGCGGCAAGACCACGTGCAGCCGGGCCATCCTGCGCCTGGTGGAGCCCACCGCCGGGGAAGTGTGGTTCCGCTCCAAGACCCTGAACCAAGAGGTGGACATCGCCCGGACCGGCAAGCGCACCCTGAAGCTCCTCAGGCGGGAGATGCAGATCATCTTCCAGGACCCCTACTCCTCGCTGAACCCCCGCATGACGGTGGGGGACATCATCGGCGAGCCCCTCATCGTCCACCGGGTGGCCCGGGGCCGCGAGGTGCAAGAACGGGTGAAGGAGCTCCTGGAGGCGGTGGGGCTGAAGCCCGAGCACATGCGGCGCTATCCCCACGAGTTCTCCGGGGGCCAGCGGCAGCGCATCGGCATCGCCCGGGCGCTCGCGTTGGATCCCCAGCTCGTGGTGTGCGACGAGCCCGTGAGCGCCCTCGATGTGTCCATCCAAGCCCAGGTGCTGAACCTGCTCGAGGACCTCCAGGACCAGTTCAACCTCACGTACCTCTTCGTGGCCCATGACCTCTCGGTGGTGAAGCACATCTCGGACCGGGTGGCGGTGATGTACCTCGGGAAGATCGTGGAGCTCGCGGCTACCGAGATCCTGTTTACGAAGCCGCTTCACCCCTACACCGAGGCGCTGCTTTCCGCGGTGCCGGTGCCGGACCCGGACTACCAGGCGGAACGGATCATCCTCCAGGGGGACGTGCCGAGCCCGGTCAACCCGCCCAAGGGCTGCTACTTCCACCCCCGCTGCCAGTACGCCAAGGAGATCTGCTCGCAAGAGACGCCGAAGTTCAAGGACTACGGCGACAAGCACTTCGC